One window of the Bacteroidales bacterium genome contains the following:
- a CDS encoding type II toxin-antitoxin system YoeB family toxin: protein MELVCNELSFFPLADNKHIAEERFKTIIRTFREAKLRYDFSHIRFPKSYSAQQITSTQTLFEWISTLSNQTLKTLILTLFKPPFTDDLEETEMNKFFESNYIIASEDAPERNSPVGLPIAFIKSLPSISFNSHPFWQNRKIGVRKINTNETENLDFITYNICFEADLGSNEFIEWTDKFMSVLINSTDVLIKYLGFTKYQVEFTTTFMEQLFEWKIEDFRTYKYVLLLMKDVQVHPFTGGMGQTENLKGRGKEASKRVTQPDRLSYKLENDIIKFIACKGHYKFH from the coding sequence TTGCAACGAACTATCATTTTTCCCTTTGGCTGATAATAAGCATATAGCAGAAGAAAGATTCAAAACTATTATCAGAACTTTTCGTGAAGCAAAACTGAGATACGATTTTTCTCACATTCGTTTTCCTAAAAGTTATTCAGCCCAACAAATAACATCTACACAAACATTGTTTGAATGGATTTCTACTCTTTCTAATCAAACTTTAAAAACGTTAATATTGACCTTATTCAAACCACCTTTTACAGACGATTTAGAAGAAACTGAAATGAATAAATTTTTTGAAAGCAATTATATTATTGCAAGTGAAGATGCACCTGAAAGAAATTCTCCTGTTGGTTTACCTATTGCATTTATAAAATCGCTTCCATCTATTAGTTTTAATTCTCATCCTTTTTGGCAAAATAGAAAAATTGGGGTTCGTAAAATCAACACAAACGAAACCGAAAATTTAGATTTTATCACATACAATATATGCTTTGAAGCTGATTTAGGTTCTAATGAATTTATTGAATGGACAGATAAATTTATGAGTGTGCTAATTAATTCAACTGATGTTTTAATAAAATACTTAGGATTTACAAAATACCAAGTTGAATTTACAACAACATTTATGGAGCAGCTATTTGAATGGAAAATTGAAGATTTTAGAACTTACAAATATGTTTTATTATTAATGAAGGATGTTCAAGTTCATCCATTTACTGGTGGTATGGGGCAAACTGAAAATTTAAAAGGACGTGGTAAGGAAGCTTCAAAAAGAGTAACACAACCTGATAGATTGAGCTATAAATTAGAAAATGATATTATAAAATTTATTGCTTGTAAAGGACATTATAAATTTCATTAA